A single Musa acuminata AAA Group cultivar baxijiao chromosome BXJ2-1, Cavendish_Baxijiao_AAA, whole genome shotgun sequence DNA region contains:
- the LOC135598800 gene encoding uncharacterized protein LOC135598800 isoform X1: MENHKKTPVRVRFRVTAKKRGCDTGASTDGKRRRRLDCVNSVRKLQRREIGGFPCMARGVASDATEKFRNIQLQEEFDAYDHNVHWFVKLQFLKKRSKIIEIVSAKDIIFALAYSGLCAAFSRSTNERICFLNISPDEVIRSLFYNKNNDSLITVSVYASDHFSSLKCRTTPIEYIKRNQLDAGFPLFESESLKWPGFVEFDDVNGKVLTYSAQDGIYKVFDLKNYKFLYAISDKNMQEIKISPGIMLLIFNRTPSYVPLKILSIEDGTVLKSFNHLLHRNKKVDFIEQFNEKLLVKQENENLQILDQVRNSELTEVSRTEFMTPSAFIFLYENHLFLTFRNRTVAVWNFRGELVTSFEDHLLWHPDCNTNNIYITSDQDLIISYCKAEEGCGDEGDVSAVGSINMSNILTGKCIAKISASDPALQTSPQRRGKTGRSSIRSTVREALEDVTALFYDEDRNEIYTGNKQGLIHVWSN, encoded by the exons ATGGAGAACCACAAGAAGACCCCCGTCCGGGTCCGATTCCGCGTGACCGCCAAGAAGCGGGGATGTGACACTGGCGCTTCCACCGATGGGAAGCGCCGGAGGCGCCTGGACTGCGTCAACTCCGTGCGGAAGCTCCAGCGCCGTGAGATCGGCGGCTTCCCCTGCATGGCCCGCGGCGTCGCCTCCGACGCTACCGAGAAGTTCCGGAACATCCAGCTCCAG GAGGAGTTtgacgcctatgatcacaatgttCACTGGTTTGTAAAGCTGCAGTTTCTTaaaaaaagatcaaaaatcatcGAGATTGTTTCAGCAAAGGACATTATATTTGCTCTTGCATACTCTGGTCTATGTGCTGCTTTTAGTCGGT CAACTAATGAACGAATATGCTTCTTGAATATAAGTCCTGATGAAGTGATTAGAAGTCTCTTTTATAATAAGAACAATGATTCACTTATTACAGTCTCAGTTTATGCATCAGATCATTTCAGTTCCTTGAAGTGCAGGACAACTCCAATAGA GTACATCAAAAGGAACCAGTTAGATGCTGGGTTCCCTCTTTTTGAAAGTGAATCTCTCAAGTGGCCTGGTTTTGTCGAATTTGATGATGTAAATGGCAAAGTTCTGACATACTCAGCCCAGGATGG CATCTACAAGGTCTTTGATCTCAAGAACTACAAGTTTTTGTATGCGATATCAGATAAGAACATGCAGGAGATAAAAATCAG CCCAGGAATTATGCTATTAATATTCAATAGAACACCAAGTTATGTTCCATTAAAGATACTTTCCATTGAGGATGGAACTGTGTTGAAATCGTTTAATCACCTATTACACCGAAACAAAAAGGTCGACTTTATAGAGCAATTCAATGAGAAGCTTCTGGTCAAGCAAGAAAATGAGAACCTTCAAATCCTTGAC CAGGTGAGAAATTCAGAGTTGACTGAGGTTAGCAGGACAGAGTTCATGACACCATCGGCATTCATCTTTTTGTATGAGAACCATCTTTTTTTGACATTTCGCAACAGGACAGTGGCTGTATGGAACTTCCGTGGGGAGTTAGTCACCTCTTTTGAGGACCATTTGCTTTGGCATCCTGATTGTAATACCAATAACATCTATATCACCAGTGACCAAGATCTGATAATTTCCTATTGCAAAGCTGAAGAAGGGTGTGGTGATGAGGGAGACG TTTCAGCTGTGGGCTCCATCAATATGAGCAACATCCTGACTGGGAAGTGCATAGCTAAGATATCTGCAAGTGATCCTGCACTGCAGACCAGTCCTCAGAGAAGAGGCAAAACAGGTCGGTCTTCTATTAGGAGCACTGTTAGAGAAGCCCTTGAAGATGTAACTGCTCTATTCTATGATGAGGATAGAAATGAAATCTACACCGGAAACAAGCAAGGTTTGATACATGTATGGTCCAACTAG
- the LOC135598800 gene encoding uncharacterized protein LOC135598800 isoform X2, with protein sequence MENHKKTPVRVRFRVTAKKRGCDTGASTDGKRRRRLDCVNSVRKLQRREIGGFPCMARGVASDATEKFRNIQLQEEFDAYDHNVHWFVKLQFLKKRSKIIEIVSAKDIIFALAYSGLCAAFSRSTNERICFLNISPDEVIRSLFYNKNNDSLITVSVYASDHFSSLKCRTTPIEYIKRNQLDAGFPLFESESLKWPGFVEFDDVNGKVLTYSAQDGIYKVFDLKNYKFLYAISDKNMQEIKISPGIMLLIFNRTPSYVPLKILSIEDGTVLKSFNHLLHRNKKVDFIEQFNEKLLVKQENENLQILDVRNSELTEVSRTEFMTPSAFIFLYENHLFLTFRNRTVAVWNFRGELVTSFEDHLLWHPDCNTNNIYITSDQDLIISYCKAEEGCGDEGDVSAVGSINMSNILTGKCIAKISASDPALQTSPQRRGKTGRSSIRSTVREALEDVTALFYDEDRNEIYTGNKQGLIHVWSN encoded by the exons ATGGAGAACCACAAGAAGACCCCCGTCCGGGTCCGATTCCGCGTGACCGCCAAGAAGCGGGGATGTGACACTGGCGCTTCCACCGATGGGAAGCGCCGGAGGCGCCTGGACTGCGTCAACTCCGTGCGGAAGCTCCAGCGCCGTGAGATCGGCGGCTTCCCCTGCATGGCCCGCGGCGTCGCCTCCGACGCTACCGAGAAGTTCCGGAACATCCAGCTCCAG GAGGAGTTtgacgcctatgatcacaatgttCACTGGTTTGTAAAGCTGCAGTTTCTTaaaaaaagatcaaaaatcatcGAGATTGTTTCAGCAAAGGACATTATATTTGCTCTTGCATACTCTGGTCTATGTGCTGCTTTTAGTCGGT CAACTAATGAACGAATATGCTTCTTGAATATAAGTCCTGATGAAGTGATTAGAAGTCTCTTTTATAATAAGAACAATGATTCACTTATTACAGTCTCAGTTTATGCATCAGATCATTTCAGTTCCTTGAAGTGCAGGACAACTCCAATAGA GTACATCAAAAGGAACCAGTTAGATGCTGGGTTCCCTCTTTTTGAAAGTGAATCTCTCAAGTGGCCTGGTTTTGTCGAATTTGATGATGTAAATGGCAAAGTTCTGACATACTCAGCCCAGGATGG CATCTACAAGGTCTTTGATCTCAAGAACTACAAGTTTTTGTATGCGATATCAGATAAGAACATGCAGGAGATAAAAATCAG CCCAGGAATTATGCTATTAATATTCAATAGAACACCAAGTTATGTTCCATTAAAGATACTTTCCATTGAGGATGGAACTGTGTTGAAATCGTTTAATCACCTATTACACCGAAACAAAAAGGTCGACTTTATAGAGCAATTCAATGAGAAGCTTCTGGTCAAGCAAGAAAATGAGAACCTTCAAATCCTTGAC GTGAGAAATTCAGAGTTGACTGAGGTTAGCAGGACAGAGTTCATGACACCATCGGCATTCATCTTTTTGTATGAGAACCATCTTTTTTTGACATTTCGCAACAGGACAGTGGCTGTATGGAACTTCCGTGGGGAGTTAGTCACCTCTTTTGAGGACCATTTGCTTTGGCATCCTGATTGTAATACCAATAACATCTATATCACCAGTGACCAAGATCTGATAATTTCCTATTGCAAAGCTGAAGAAGGGTGTGGTGATGAGGGAGACG TTTCAGCTGTGGGCTCCATCAATATGAGCAACATCCTGACTGGGAAGTGCATAGCTAAGATATCTGCAAGTGATCCTGCACTGCAGACCAGTCCTCAGAGAAGAGGCAAAACAGGTCGGTCTTCTATTAGGAGCACTGTTAGAGAAGCCCTTGAAGATGTAACTGCTCTATTCTATGATGAGGATAGAAATGAAATCTACACCGGAAACAAGCAAGGTTTGATACATGTATGGTCCAACTAG
- the LOC135598800 gene encoding uncharacterized protein LOC135598800 isoform X3 — MENHKKTPVRVRFRVTAKKRGCDTGASTDGKRRRRLDCVNSVRKLQRREIGGFPCMARGVASDATEKFRNIQLQEEFDAYDHNVHWFVKLQFLKKRSKIIEIVSAKDIIFALAYSGLCAAFSRSTNERICFLNISPDEVIRSLFYNKNNDSLITVSVYASDHFSSLKCRTTPIEYIKRNQLDAGFPLFESESLKWPGFVEFDDVNGKVLTYSAQDGIYKVFDLKNYKFLYAISDKNMQEIKISPGIMLLIFNRTPSYVPLKILSIEDGTVLKSFNHLLHRNKKVDFIEQFNEKLLVKQENENLQILDQVRNSELTEDSGCMELPWGVSHLF; from the exons ATGGAGAACCACAAGAAGACCCCCGTCCGGGTCCGATTCCGCGTGACCGCCAAGAAGCGGGGATGTGACACTGGCGCTTCCACCGATGGGAAGCGCCGGAGGCGCCTGGACTGCGTCAACTCCGTGCGGAAGCTCCAGCGCCGTGAGATCGGCGGCTTCCCCTGCATGGCCCGCGGCGTCGCCTCCGACGCTACCGAGAAGTTCCGGAACATCCAGCTCCAG GAGGAGTTtgacgcctatgatcacaatgttCACTGGTTTGTAAAGCTGCAGTTTCTTaaaaaaagatcaaaaatcatcGAGATTGTTTCAGCAAAGGACATTATATTTGCTCTTGCATACTCTGGTCTATGTGCTGCTTTTAGTCGGT CAACTAATGAACGAATATGCTTCTTGAATATAAGTCCTGATGAAGTGATTAGAAGTCTCTTTTATAATAAGAACAATGATTCACTTATTACAGTCTCAGTTTATGCATCAGATCATTTCAGTTCCTTGAAGTGCAGGACAACTCCAATAGA GTACATCAAAAGGAACCAGTTAGATGCTGGGTTCCCTCTTTTTGAAAGTGAATCTCTCAAGTGGCCTGGTTTTGTCGAATTTGATGATGTAAATGGCAAAGTTCTGACATACTCAGCCCAGGATGG CATCTACAAGGTCTTTGATCTCAAGAACTACAAGTTTTTGTATGCGATATCAGATAAGAACATGCAGGAGATAAAAATCAG CCCAGGAATTATGCTATTAATATTCAATAGAACACCAAGTTATGTTCCATTAAAGATACTTTCCATTGAGGATGGAACTGTGTTGAAATCGTTTAATCACCTATTACACCGAAACAAAAAGGTCGACTTTATAGAGCAATTCAATGAGAAGCTTCTGGTCAAGCAAGAAAATGAGAACCTTCAAATCCTTGAC CAGGTGAGAAATTCAGAGTTGACTGAG GACAGTGGCTGTATGGAACTTCCGTGGGGAGTTAGTCACCTCTTTTGA
- the LOC135598801 gene encoding protein TIFY 10b-like, with amino-acid sequence MDAAMGRKQGRSGEKSNFAVVCSLLSQYIKEKGSVVADLGLGVPPPPLDAPKGKSEAFRPPPTTMMLLPGADVSGGEGEGERTGEEEPRVDTMELFPQRAGFGPSSVTALAADGKPGDASDVREPKRAQLTIFYGDKVLVFDSFPSDKVKNLMQLASKVTSTMQNSCYVEPSSSALAAAVVDHHPTNLSNQETKFTTSSVSNSVAAHSDLERTAQSDLPIARKSSLQRFLEKRKDRISAKSPYQVTGSSESPAPVKPEDGKPWLGLGQ; translated from the exons ATGGATGCCGCGATGGGGCGGAAGCAAGGGAGGTCCGGGGAGAAGTCTAACTTCGCTGTCGTCTGTAGCCTCCTCAGCCAGTACATCAAGGAGAAGGGCAGCGTCGTCGCCGACTTGGGCCTCGGAGTGCCACCACCGCCTCTGGACGCGCCTAAAG GTAAATCTGAAGCGTTCCGGCCTCCTCCGACCACCATGATGTTGTTGCCCGGCGCGGACGTATCGGGCGGCgagggagaaggggagaggacggGCGAAGAGGAGCCCCGTGTGGACACAATGGAGCTGTTCCCGCAGCGTGCCGGTTTCGGGCCTTCCTCCGTCACGGCTTTGGCGGCGGACGGGAAACCCGGCGACGCATCCGATGTCAG GGAACCAAAAAGGGCACAGTTGACAATCTTCTATGGTGATAAAGTCCTGGTTTTTGACAGTTTTCCATCTGATAAGGTGAAGAACCTGATGCAATTAGCAAGCAAGGTGACTTCCACCATGCAAAACTCCTGCTATGTGgaaccttcatcatcagctttggCAGCCGCAGTCGTGGATCATCATCCTACTAATTTGTCCAATCAAGAGACCAAGTTCACGACTTCTTCTGTGAGCAATTCAGTCGCTGCTCACAGCGATCTGGAAAGAACAGCGCAATCTG ATCTTCCCATAGCTAGAAAATCTTCGCTCCAGCGGTTCCTCGAGAAGAGAAAGGATCG GATCAGTGCGAAGTCACCTTATCAAGTTACTGGTTCCTCTGAATCACCTGCTCCTGTGAAGCCAGAAGATGGCAAACCATGGCTTGGCTTGGGTCAGTAG
- the LOC103991202 gene encoding SPX domain-containing protein 5 yields MVTSVTTLRIYAGSSRERERERERAMKFGKRLKRQIEESLPEWRDKFLCYKDLKKLVKLISATQPSSKAEAEFICLLDSEIDKFNAFFVDQEEEFIIRQMELQERIKRVAATSAAAEYGRIGTEMVNLHGEMVLLVNYSSVNYTGLAKILKKYDKRTGGLLRLPFIEKVLEQPFFTTDLISKLVKDCESTMDSMFPAAAAAAATAARDEAVMMVEQRVFRNAVAALVTMRELRRGSSTYGHFSLPPLTLPDADLLHSLQLPSPIPIL; encoded by the exons ATGGTGACTTCTGTCACCACCTTACGCATTTATGCAGGCagctcaagagagagagagagagaaagagagagggcgaTGAAGTTTGGAAAGAGGCTGAAGAGGCAGATAGAGGAAAGCCTGCCCGAGTGGAGGGACAAATTTCTGTGCTACAAGGACCTCAAGAAGCTGGTTAAGCTCATCTCTGCAACCCAACCATCTTCCAAAGCCGAGGCAGAGTTCATCTGCCTCTTGGACTCGGAGATCGACAAGTTCAACGCCTTCTTCGTCGACCAGGAGGAGGAGTTCATCATCCGGCAGATG GAGCTGCAGGAGAGGATCAAGAGGGTAGCTGCGACGTCGGCGGCGGCAGAGTACGGAAGGATCGGAACCGAGATGGTCAATCTCCATGGCGAGATGGTGTTGCTGGTGAACTACAGCAGCGTCAACTACACAG GTCTCGCAAAGATCTTGAAGAAGTACGACAAGCGAACCGGAGGCCTGCTAAGGCTGCCCTTCATCGAGAAGGTGTTGGAGCAGCCCTTCTTCACCACTGACCTCATCTCGAAGCTGGTGAAGGATTGCGAGAGCACCATGGACTCTATGTtccctgcagcagcagcagcagcagcaacagcagctcgAGACGAAGCTGTGATGATGGTTGAGCAGAGAGTGTTCAGGAACGCAGTTGCTGCGCTGGTGACCATGCGAGAGCTGCGAAGGGGAAGCTCAACTTATGGTCACTTCTCGCTGCCGCCTCTGACCTTGCCGGACGCTGATCTGCTACACTCCTTGCAGCTCCCTTCGCCCATTCCCATCCTTTGA